The following are from one region of the Bradyrhizobium septentrionale genome:
- a CDS encoding tetratricopeptide repeat protein codes for MNSRVSWSVDGIDPSVRERAEAAARRAGMSLNDWLNSTVGEPSPPDWRMEQRQQPMPSRESREVADIHQRLDAITHQIEQIAKPLSRGEAVRAEIPRGQPAVARQLNDAISRLDARLSQISRPQPAREPQPQPVREPQMQREPQMPDRQLQERQLQERLRQTEAVERAAAQVYRPSPPLSPASFDSAIAEIAARQNELDGSASRQMPPRSAPPMPPSAPPMAAYAPPPAAPAGPDFSSLERHLLKITSQIEALQRPDHIEQSIAAFRGELAEIRQAITEAMPRRAIESIENEVRSLHHRIDEIRQDSSNGHSQAIAGIERALSEIREALRTLTPAEQLTGYDEAIRNLGAKLDMILRANDDPSTVHQLESAIAALRAIVSNVASNDALLQLSSDVHALSAKVDQLSQMSRSDSHGDAFAGIEQRIAALASTLESRERPAGYDNGDAIEGAVRALSERIDRLQVGNDSSSAFTHLEQRVSYLLERLESADQRSGNLGRVEEGLHDIMRHLEAQHAHIASLADATRNFNGASPQPMMDSGIVDLVKRELSDIRFSQSETDRRTQDSLETVHNTLGHVVDRLAMIENDLRTVRTAPPAPAPAEPRMEAPRMEMPRAAMPQPKPETYRPETYKPETYQPEAYRPELPNPAQAQEHFMSAPREFHAAQPVEPAPPPLPPRAISEILEPHAASARAAIAPELPPDHPLEPGTRPSGRMSSPSERIADSERAISDLPAGKKEPVSTSSFIAAARRAAQAAAVQPVNEKAARAASKAAAKKEKADKAAKAAAGKAGAPATGAPEAQPSTITSKIRSLLVGASVVVILLSTAKMAMNLLDTSSAPQMPAIEHSEPAAPPVPLQPPAENSTVPAPAAPSGLPGPSMTSPTPLGRQSNNTPAPNTLDSAQVTIPQAAAPAAAPVPSAAPTPATPAAANDITGTIPTAPPLGGKLGTIQIPAGEKLPDAIGGPALRTAAIKGDAAAAYEVGIRFAEGKGVTANLDEAAKWYGRAAQAGVVPAMFRLGTFYEKGLSVKRDFDMARRYYVQAAERGSAKAMHNLAVLDADGGGKGADYKSAAQWFRKAGDRGVADSQVNLGILYARGIGVEQNLAESFKWFSLAAAQGDADAGHKRDDIAKRLDPQSLAAAKLAIQTFTPEPQPSDAVNVPAPAGGWDSAPAQPAAAKPAKQLSKRTAALAAPAR; via the coding sequence ATGAATTCGCGCGTATCGTGGAGTGTTGACGGCATCGATCCCTCCGTCCGCGAAAGGGCCGAGGCGGCGGCGCGCCGCGCCGGCATGTCGCTGAACGACTGGCTCAATTCCACCGTCGGCGAACCGAGCCCGCCGGATTGGCGCATGGAGCAACGGCAGCAGCCGATGCCGAGCCGGGAAAGCCGCGAGGTCGCCGATATCCATCAGCGGCTCGACGCCATCACCCACCAGATCGAACAGATCGCAAAACCATTGTCGCGCGGCGAAGCCGTGCGCGCCGAAATACCGCGCGGCCAGCCCGCCGTCGCGCGGCAGCTGAACGACGCGATCTCGCGCCTCGATGCGCGGCTGTCGCAGATCTCGCGGCCGCAGCCGGCGCGCGAGCCGCAGCCCCAGCCGGTGCGTGAACCGCAGATGCAGCGCGAGCCGCAGATGCCGGACCGCCAGTTGCAGGAGCGGCAATTGCAGGAGCGGCTGCGCCAGACCGAGGCGGTCGAGCGCGCCGCAGCCCAGGTCTACCGCCCCTCGCCGCCGCTGAGCCCGGCGTCGTTCGATTCCGCGATCGCGGAAATCGCCGCACGCCAGAACGAGCTCGACGGATCAGCATCACGGCAGATGCCGCCGCGTAGCGCGCCGCCGATGCCGCCATCGGCCCCGCCGATGGCCGCCTACGCGCCGCCGCCGGCCGCGCCCGCCGGCCCCGACTTCTCCTCGCTCGAGCGCCATCTGCTCAAGATCACGAGCCAGATCGAGGCGCTGCAGCGGCCCGACCATATCGAGCAGTCGATCGCGGCCTTCCGCGGCGAGCTGGCGGAGATCCGCCAGGCCATCACCGAGGCGATGCCGCGCCGGGCGATCGAATCGATCGAGAACGAGGTCCGCTCGCTGCATCACCGGATCGACGAGATCCGCCAGGACAGCAGCAACGGCCACAGCCAGGCGATTGCCGGCATCGAACGCGCGCTGTCGGAGATCCGCGAGGCGCTGCGCACGCTGACCCCGGCCGAGCAGCTCACGGGTTATGACGAGGCGATCCGCAATCTCGGCGCCAAGCTCGACATGATCCTGCGCGCCAACGACGATCCGTCGACGGTGCATCAGCTCGAGAGCGCGATCGCGGCGCTGCGCGCCATCGTCTCCAATGTCGCCTCCAACGACGCGCTGCTGCAGCTCTCCTCCGACGTGCATGCGCTGTCGGCGAAGGTCGACCAGCTGTCGCAGATGTCGCGCAGCGACTCCCACGGCGATGCTTTTGCCGGGATCGAGCAGCGCATTGCCGCGCTGGCCTCGACGCTGGAAAGCCGCGAGCGGCCGGCCGGCTATGACAATGGCGATGCCATCGAAGGTGCGGTGCGCGCTTTGTCGGAGCGGATCGACCGCCTGCAGGTCGGCAATGACAGCTCGTCGGCATTCACCCATCTCGAGCAGCGCGTCTCGTATCTGCTCGAGCGGCTCGAATCCGCCGACCAGCGCTCCGGCAATCTCGGCCGGGTCGAGGAAGGGCTGCATGACATCATGCGGCACCTCGAGGCGCAGCACGCCCACATCGCCTCGCTCGCCGATGCCACCCGCAACTTCAATGGCGCCTCGCCGCAGCCGATGATGGATAGCGGCATCGTCGACCTGGTGAAGCGCGAGCTGTCCGACATCCGCTTCAGCCAGTCAGAGACCGATCGCCGCACCCAGGATTCGCTGGAGACCGTTCACAACACGCTGGGCCATGTCGTCGATCGCCTGGCGATGATCGAGAACGATCTGCGCACGGTCCGCACAGCGCCGCCCGCCCCCGCGCCGGCCGAACCGCGGATGGAAGCGCCGCGGATGGAGATGCCGCGCGCGGCGATGCCGCAGCCCAAGCCTGAAACATACAGGCCCGAGACCTACAAGCCTGAAACGTATCAGCCTGAAGCTTACAGGCCCGAATTGCCGAATCCGGCGCAGGCGCAGGAGCACTTCATGTCCGCGCCGCGCGAATTCCATGCCGCGCAGCCGGTCGAGCCCGCGCCGCCGCCGCTGCCGCCGCGCGCGATCAGCGAGATCCTCGAACCGCACGCGGCGTCCGCACGCGCTGCGATCGCACCGGAACTGCCGCCGGATCATCCGCTCGAGCCCGGCACGCGCCCCTCGGGCCGCATGTCGTCGCCGTCGGAGCGGATCGCCGATTCCGAGCGCGCGATCTCTGATCTTCCGGCCGGCAAGAAGGAGCCGGTCTCGACATCGAGCTTCATCGCCGCCGCGCGCCGCGCCGCGCAGGCCGCCGCCGTGCAACCCGTCAACGAGAAGGCGGCGCGCGCCGCGAGCAAGGCTGCAGCCAAGAAGGAGAAGGCCGACAAGGCCGCGAAGGCCGCTGCCGGAAAGGCCGGTGCACCTGCGACCGGCGCGCCGGAGGCCCAGCCGTCGACCATTACCTCGAAGATCCGCTCGCTGCTGGTCGGCGCGAGCGTGGTCGTGATCCTGCTCTCCACCGCCAAGATGGCGATGAACCTGCTCGACACCAGCTCCGCGCCGCAGATGCCGGCGATCGAGCACAGCGAGCCGGCCGCGCCCCCGGTGCCGCTGCAGCCGCCGGCCGAGAATTCCACGGTGCCTGCACCGGCCGCGCCGTCCGGCCTGCCCGGGCCGTCGATGACCTCGCCGACCCCGCTCGGCCGCCAGTCCAACAACACGCCGGCGCCGAACACGCTCGATAGCGCGCAGGTGACAATCCCGCAGGCCGCCGCGCCCGCCGCTGCTCCAGTGCCGTCAGCGGCTCCCACCCCAGCGACGCCGGCCGCCGCCAACGACATCACCGGCACAATTCCGACTGCGCCGCCGCTTGGCGGCAAGCTCGGCACGATCCAGATTCCCGCAGGCGAGAAGCTGCCCGACGCGATCGGCGGGCCGGCGCTGCGCACGGCCGCGATCAAGGGCGATGCGGCCGCGGCCTACGAGGTCGGCATCCGCTTCGCCGAGGGCAAGGGCGTGACCGCCAATCTCGACGAGGCCGCCAAATGGTACGGCCGCGCGGCCCAGGCCGGCGTGGTGCCCGCAATGTTCCGGCTCGGCACCTTCTACGAGAAGGGCCTCAGCGTGAAGCGCGACTTCGATATGGCGCGGCGCTACTACGTGCAGGCCGCCGAGCGCGGCAGCGCCAAGGCGATGCATAACCTCGCCGTGCTCGACGCCGATGGCGGCGGCAAGGGCGCCGACTACAAGAGCGCGGCGCAGTGGTTCCGCAAGGCGGGAGATCGCGGTGTCGCCGACAGCCAGGTCAATCTCGGCATCCTCTATGCCCGCGGCATCGGCGTCGAACAGAACCTCGCCGAGTCCTTCAAGTGGTTCAGCCTCGCGGCCGCGCAGGGCGACGCCGACGCCGGCCACAAGCGCGACGACATCGCCAAGCGGCTCGACCCGCAGTCGCTCGCCGCAGCGAAGCTCGCGATCCAGACCTTCACCCCGGAGCCGCAACCGAGCGATGCCGTGAACGTGCCGGCACCTGCCGGCGGCTGGGACAGCGCGCCCGCGCAGCCCGCAGCGGCAAAGCCCGCCAAGCAACTGTCGAAGCGGACCGCGGCGCTGGCCGCTCCAGCTCGCTAG
- a CDS encoding Lrp/AsnC family transcriptional regulator yields MGTTIVLDEIDRKILDVLQVEGRITNLELAEQIGLSSAPCMRRVRTLEEAGVIRSYVALVDPAKIGLGFDVIVEVRLKQQTRESFERFEKKVTGLPEVVECCMIAGDWDYSLRVVSSDLARYQSFILDRLMQRDTDIASYRTTIILRKVKSTTKIDPSLF; encoded by the coding sequence ATGGGAACCACGATCGTGCTGGACGAGATCGACCGGAAAATCCTCGACGTGCTGCAGGTCGAAGGGCGCATCACCAATCTCGAACTGGCCGAGCAGATCGGCCTCTCGTCCGCCCCCTGCATGCGACGCGTCCGGACACTCGAAGAGGCCGGCGTCATCCGCTCCTATGTGGCACTGGTGGACCCAGCCAAGATCGGGCTCGGGTTCGACGTGATCGTCGAGGTCCGCCTCAAGCAGCAGACCAGGGAATCCTTCGAGCGCTTCGAGAAGAAGGTGACCGGCCTTCCGGAGGTGGTCGAATGCTGCATGATTGCCGGCGATTGGGATTACTCGCTCCGTGTCGTGTCTTCCGACCTCGCGCGTTATCAATCGTTCATCCTCGACCGCCTCATGCAGCGCGACACCGATATCGCGAGCTACCGCACCACCATCATCCTGCGGAAGGTCAAATCGACGACCAAGATCGATCCCTCGCTGTTCTGA
- a CDS encoding TIGR02186 family protein: protein MLAAAPAHAERLIVSVSNHRVTVTPNYSGGELVLFGSVEKDDKTPPNRGNYDLVVTVSGPRADMVTRRKERKFGIWINTDSRQFLQVPGYLALFSNRPFDQIASPEVQRRQQLGLNNVLLMQRVGPDYADVVPNDAFRSAFVRLRSEHGLYREATSAVTFLTPTLFRTGIPLPAEVPIGTYNVEIKLFADGALVTKTETAFEIVKVGFEQFVATTARQNGLVYGLVTAFMALMTGWMASIVFRKD, encoded by the coding sequence ATGCTGGCGGCCGCGCCTGCGCATGCCGAGCGGCTGATCGTGTCGGTCTCCAACCACCGCGTCACGGTGACGCCGAATTATTCCGGCGGCGAGCTGGTGCTGTTCGGCTCGGTCGAAAAGGACGACAAGACGCCGCCCAATCGCGGCAATTACGATCTCGTCGTCACGGTCTCCGGCCCGCGCGCCGACATGGTCACGCGGCGCAAGGAGCGCAAATTCGGGATCTGGATCAACACCGATTCGCGGCAGTTCCTGCAGGTGCCGGGCTATCTCGCGCTGTTCTCCAACCGTCCGTTCGACCAGATCGCCTCGCCGGAGGTGCAGCGGCGTCAACAGCTCGGGCTCAACAACGTGCTCTTGATGCAGCGGGTCGGGCCCGACTATGCCGACGTGGTGCCCAACGATGCCTTCCGCAGCGCCTTCGTTCGCCTGCGCTCCGAGCACGGGCTCTACCGCGAGGCGACATCGGCGGTGACGTTCCTGACCCCGACCCTGTTCCGCACCGGCATCCCGCTGCCGGCGGAGGTGCCGATCGGCACCTACAATGTCGAGATCAAGCTGTTTGCCGACGGCGCGCTGGTGACCAAGACCGAGACCGCGTTCGAGATCGTCAAGGTCGGCTTCGAGCAGTTCGTCGCCACCACCGCGCGGCAGAACGGCCTGGTCTACGGCCTCGTCACCGCGTTCATGGCGCTGATGACCGGCTGGATGGCCTCGATCGTGTTCCGCAAAGACTGA
- a CDS encoding acyl-CoA dehydrogenase C-terminal domain-containing protein, which yields MPTYKAPVEDVSFLLNDVFQIDRYGNLPGFTDASADVREAILGEAAKLSEEVLQPLNRVGDLEGCKRNDDGSVTTPKGFKDAFKQVAEGGWLGLAAPTEFGGQGLPVTLSQVVGEFQISANMAFSMYGGLTMGATAALLVHGTPEQKKTYVPKMVAGEWTGTMNLTEPQCGTDLGLLRTKAVRQADGSFKITGTKIFISAGEHDLTENIIHLVLARVEGAPAGIKGVSLFVVPKVLVNADGSLGQRNGVTCGSIEHKMGIHGNSTCVMNYDNATGWLIGEENKGMQGMFVMMNEARLGVAVQGLAQSEVAYQNAVAYARERLQGRSLTGVKAADKAADPIIVHPDVRRTLLTIRAFNEAARAMVVWTALKSDVAHRSNDPKDRQAADDHMGLMTPVLKGVLTDTGFANTVSAQQMFGGHGYIAEHGMEQFVRDARIAMIYEGANGIQALDLVGRKLPRDGGRAAMAFFGEVAAFAKEHGGDEAMKPFVAPLSTALGHLQQATGWLMQNALAKPDNAGAAATDYMKLFGLVALGYMWAKMAKVAQDKIAAGTTPYLNTKLVTGRFFMERLLPETAVHLARIQSGSATTMELAADAF from the coding sequence ATGCCAACCTACAAAGCCCCCGTTGAAGACGTCAGCTTTCTGCTGAACGACGTTTTCCAGATCGACCGCTACGGCAATCTTCCCGGCTTCACCGACGCGTCGGCCGATGTGCGCGAGGCGATCCTCGGCGAGGCCGCCAAGCTCAGCGAGGAGGTGCTGCAGCCGCTCAACCGGGTCGGCGATCTCGAGGGCTGCAAGCGCAATGACGACGGCAGCGTCACCACGCCGAAGGGCTTCAAGGACGCCTTCAAGCAGGTCGCCGAAGGCGGCTGGCTCGGCCTGGCGGCGCCGACTGAATTTGGTGGCCAGGGCCTGCCGGTGACGCTCTCGCAGGTGGTCGGCGAATTCCAGATCTCCGCCAACATGGCGTTCTCGATGTATGGCGGTCTCACCATGGGCGCGACCGCGGCGCTGCTGGTGCACGGCACCCCCGAGCAGAAGAAGACCTATGTGCCGAAGATGGTCGCCGGCGAATGGACCGGCACCATGAACCTGACCGAGCCGCAGTGCGGCACCGATCTCGGCCTGCTCCGCACCAAGGCGGTGCGCCAGGCCGACGGCAGCTTCAAGATCACGGGCACCAAGATCTTCATTTCCGCCGGCGAGCACGATCTCACCGAGAACATCATTCATCTGGTGCTTGCTCGCGTCGAGGGCGCGCCGGCCGGCATCAAGGGTGTGTCGCTGTTCGTGGTGCCGAAGGTGCTGGTCAATGCCGACGGCTCGCTCGGACAGCGCAACGGCGTCACCTGCGGCTCGATCGAGCACAAGATGGGCATCCACGGCAATTCCACCTGTGTGATGAACTACGACAACGCCACCGGCTGGCTGATCGGCGAAGAGAACAAGGGCATGCAGGGCATGTTCGTGATGATGAACGAGGCCCGCCTCGGCGTCGCGGTGCAGGGCCTCGCGCAGTCCGAAGTCGCCTATCAGAACGCGGTTGCCTATGCACGCGAGCGCCTGCAGGGCCGCTCGCTGACCGGCGTCAAGGCGGCCGACAAGGCGGCCGACCCGATCATCGTGCATCCCGACGTGCGCCGGACCCTACTCACCATCCGCGCCTTCAACGAGGCGGCGCGCGCCATGGTGGTGTGGACCGCGCTGAAGAGCGACGTCGCGCACCGCTCCAACGATCCGAAAGACCGTCAGGCGGCCGACGATCACATGGGCCTGATGACGCCGGTGCTGAAGGGCGTGCTGACCGACACAGGGTTTGCCAACACCGTCTCTGCGCAGCAGATGTTCGGCGGCCACGGCTATATCGCCGAGCATGGCATGGAGCAGTTCGTGCGCGATGCGCGGATCGCGATGATCTATGAGGGCGCCAACGGCATCCAGGCGCTCGACCTGGTCGGCCGCAAGCTGCCGCGCGACGGCGGCCGCGCCGCGATGGCGTTCTTCGGCGAGGTCGCAGCCTTCGCCAAGGAGCATGGCGGCGATGAGGCGATGAAGCCGTTCGTTGCTCCGCTTTCCACCGCGCTCGGTCATCTGCAGCAGGCCACCGGCTGGCTGATGCAGAACGCGCTGGCCAAGCCCGACAATGCCGGCGCCGCCGCGACCGACTACATGAAATTGTTCGGCCTGGTCGCGCTCGGCTACATGTGGGCGAAGATGGCCAAGGTGGCGCAGGACAAGATCGCCGCCGGCACCACGCCCTACCTCAACACCAAGCTGGTCA
- a CDS encoding PadR family transcriptional regulator: MALGDAILACLTERPMTGYELAKTFDASIGFFWKADHQQIYRELSRLRDKGHVQGREVVQSGKPNKLVYTLTVEGRAALKHWAARPSVPPSIKDDLLVRLYALDCVDIEPLRTDLMARLEHHRDRYERYERLLNKRFPDGTAPPADVGKMLGLRIGMRHERVVIEWCEEALDALSAISGRGNVLPLDDGKRESNG, from the coding sequence TTGGCACTCGGTGACGCAATCCTCGCATGCCTCACGGAACGTCCGATGACGGGCTATGAGCTCGCCAAGACGTTCGATGCCTCGATCGGCTTTTTCTGGAAGGCCGACCATCAGCAGATCTACCGGGAGCTCTCGCGGCTGCGCGACAAGGGCCACGTCCAGGGCCGCGAGGTGGTGCAATCGGGCAAGCCCAACAAGCTGGTCTACACCCTGACGGTCGAGGGCCGCGCGGCGCTGAAGCATTGGGCGGCGCGGCCGAGCGTTCCGCCGTCGATCAAGGACGACCTGCTGGTCCGGCTCTATGCGCTCGACTGCGTCGACATCGAGCCGCTGCGCACCGATCTGATGGCGCGGCTTGAGCATCACCGCGACCGCTATGAGCGCTACGAGCGGCTGCTCAACAAGCGCTTTCCCGACGGCACCGCGCCGCCGGCCGATGTCGGCAAGATGCTGGGCTTGCGCATCGGGATGCGCCACGAGCGCGTCGTGATCGAGTGGTGCGAGGAGGCGCTCGACGCGCTGTCGGCGATCTCCGGTCGCGGCAATGTGCTGCCGCTCGACGACGGCAAGCGCGAGAGCAACGGCTAG
- a CDS encoding aspartate aminotransferase family protein, with protein sequence MAGNDDKSFWDRARRHLIRYGGTFAPVIIERASGSFVYDADGRAILDFTSGQMSAVLGHGHPEIVRTISEHAERLDHLFSGMLTRPVVSLAEQLAELLPPGLDRVMLLSTGAESNEAAIKMAKLFTGGFETVAFAQSWHGMTSGAAATTYSAGRKGYGPAPVGSLAIPTPNPYRPRFGNADDWRAELAYAFDLVDRQSTGSLACMIAEPILSSGGLIDLPEGYLAELKKLCRERGMLLIVDEAQTGLGRTGAMFAFERDRAVPDILTLSKTLGAGLPLAAVITSAEIEERCHERGFLFYTTHVSDPMPAAVGLKVIEIILRDRLVERARIAGARLREGLLALQNRFECIGDVRGRGLMQGIEIVRDRHSKEPDEALGTLVSQRCMELGLSTNIVQLPGMGSVFRIAPPLTISDDEIDLGLSILSDAFESALQRKDA encoded by the coding sequence ATGGCCGGAAATGACGACAAATCCTTCTGGGATCGCGCGCGGCGTCACCTCATCCGTTATGGCGGAACGTTCGCTCCTGTGATCATCGAGCGCGCCTCCGGATCCTTCGTCTATGACGCCGACGGCCGCGCCATCCTCGACTTCACGTCCGGCCAGATGAGCGCCGTGCTTGGTCATGGTCACCCCGAGATCGTGCGGACGATCAGCGAGCATGCCGAACGGCTCGATCATCTGTTCAGCGGCATGCTCACGCGCCCGGTCGTCTCGCTGGCCGAACAGCTCGCGGAGCTGCTGCCGCCGGGGCTCGATCGCGTCATGCTGCTGAGCACGGGGGCTGAGTCGAACGAGGCGGCCATCAAGATGGCCAAGCTGTTCACCGGCGGCTTCGAGACCGTTGCGTTCGCGCAGTCCTGGCACGGAATGACGTCGGGTGCGGCCGCGACGACCTATTCGGCTGGCCGCAAGGGCTATGGTCCAGCGCCCGTCGGCTCGCTCGCGATCCCGACGCCGAATCCCTATCGTCCCCGCTTCGGCAATGCGGACGATTGGCGGGCCGAGCTCGCCTACGCCTTCGATCTCGTCGACCGCCAGTCGACCGGATCGCTGGCGTGCATGATCGCCGAGCCGATCCTGAGTTCCGGCGGGCTGATCGATTTGCCGGAGGGTTACCTCGCGGAATTGAAGAAGTTGTGCCGCGAGCGGGGCATGCTGCTGATCGTCGACGAGGCACAGACCGGTCTCGGCCGAACCGGCGCGATGTTCGCCTTCGAGCGCGACCGCGCCGTGCCTGATATCCTCACTTTGTCGAAGACGCTCGGCGCCGGCCTGCCTTTGGCCGCGGTCATCACGTCAGCCGAAATCGAGGAGCGATGTCACGAGCGCGGCTTCCTGTTCTACACGACGCATGTGTCGGACCCGATGCCGGCTGCGGTCGGGCTGAAGGTCATCGAGATCATCCTGCGCGACAGACTGGTCGAGCGCGCCAGGATAGCGGGTGCGCGGTTGAGGGAAGGGCTGCTCGCCCTGCAGAACCGGTTCGAATGCATCGGTGACGTACGCGGCAGAGGGCTGATGCAGGGCATCGAGATCGTGCGCGACCGCCACAGCAAGGAGCCCGACGAAGCGCTCGGAACGCTTGTTTCGCAGCGCTGCATGGAGCTCGGACTGAGCACCAACATCGTGCAGTTGCCCGGCATGGGGAGCGTGTTCCGCATCGCTCCGCCGCTCACGATCAGCGACGACGAGATCGATCTTGGTCTTTCGATCCTGAGCGATGCGTTCGAAAGCGCGTTGCAGCGCAAGGATGCTTGA
- a CDS encoding nuclear transport factor 2 family protein, giving the protein MSKPGLDKWYAYMKSHDTAALWDLLHPDAVFESPVVHTPQRGRDITFKYLTSAAKVLGGPTFRYLGEWRNDTGAVLEFENEIDGIKLNGVDIITFDADGRITHFKVMVRPLKAINLLHRLMGEQLMQQSGATSQSQSR; this is encoded by the coding sequence ATGAGCAAGCCGGGCCTCGACAAGTGGTACGCCTACATGAAGTCCCACGACACCGCCGCTCTGTGGGATCTGCTGCATCCCGACGCGGTGTTCGAAAGCCCGGTCGTGCACACGCCGCAGCGCGGCCGTGACATCACCTTCAAATATCTCACCAGCGCCGCCAAGGTGCTCGGCGGCCCGACCTTCAGATATCTCGGCGAGTGGCGCAACGACACTGGCGCGGTGCTCGAGTTCGAGAACGAGATCGACGGCATCAAGCTCAACGGCGTCGACATCATCACCTTCGATGCTGACGGCCGGATCACGCATTTCAAGGTGATGGTGCGTCCGCTCAAGGCGATCAACCTGCTGCATCGGCTGATGGGCGAGCAGTTGATGCAGCAAAGCGGCGCAACGTCGCAATCACAGTCTCGATAG
- a CDS encoding sulfite exporter TauE/SafE family protein produces MQLYLPIADIPVNVFLILAMGAAVGFVSGMFGIGGGFLMTPLLIFVGIAPAVAVASVASHIAASSFSGAISYWRRRAIDPLLAAVLLVGGTIGTALGVWTFTFLRSLGQLDLMIALSYVILLTTVGGLMFWEGLRAMLRARRGGPVTLRKPGSHGWIHGLPLKLRFKRSKIYLSVIPVVVVGLVIGFIGAVMGIGGGFILVPLMIYLLRVPTSTVIGTSMVLTLVTMVFATLLHAATNHLVDAVLALILMIGGVTGAQFGARAGQKIRGEHLRLLLGLLVLAVGIRFAVELVIRPQDLFTIRESSGGGPP; encoded by the coding sequence GTGCAGCTGTACCTCCCGATCGCCGACATTCCGGTCAATGTCTTCCTCATCCTGGCGATGGGCGCGGCGGTTGGATTCGTCTCCGGCATGTTCGGGATCGGCGGCGGCTTCCTGATGACGCCGCTTCTGATCTTCGTCGGCATCGCGCCCGCGGTCGCGGTGGCCTCGGTTGCAAGCCATATCGCGGCCTCCTCCTTCTCCGGCGCGATCTCCTATTGGCGCAGACGCGCGATCGACCCGCTGCTGGCCGCGGTCCTGCTGGTCGGAGGCACGATCGGCACCGCGCTTGGGGTGTGGACCTTCACCTTCCTGCGCTCGCTCGGCCAGCTCGACCTGATGATCGCACTGTCCTACGTCATCCTGCTGACGACGGTCGGCGGGCTGATGTTCTGGGAAGGCCTGCGCGCGATGCTGCGCGCTCGCCGCGGCGGTCCGGTCACGCTGCGCAAGCCCGGCAGCCATGGCTGGATCCACGGCCTGCCGCTGAAGCTGCGCTTCAAGCGCTCCAAGATCTACCTTTCCGTCATCCCGGTGGTCGTGGTCGGGCTCGTGATCGGCTTCATCGGCGCGGTGATGGGCATCGGCGGCGGCTTCATCCTGGTGCCGCTGATGATCTATCTGCTGCGGGTGCCGACCTCGACCGTGATCGGCACCTCGATGGTGCTCACCCTCGTCACCATGGTGTTCGCGACCCTGCTGCACGCGGCGACCAACCATCTGGTCGACGCCGTGCTGGCGCTGATCCTGATGATCGGCGGCGTCACCGGCGCGCAGTTCGGCGCCCGCGCCGGCCAGAAGATCCGCGGCGAGCATCTGCGCCTGCTGCTCGGCCTGCTGGTGCTCGCGGTCGGCATCCGCTTTGCAGTCGAGCTGGTGATCCGGCCGCAGGATCTCTTCACCATCCGCGAAAGCAGTGGCGGAGGCCCGCCATGA